The proteins below are encoded in one region of Bacteroides uniformis:
- a CDS encoding ThuA domain-containing protein, with product MKTRLTLILVLLIYIGAASHTHAQQKKVIKTMMIAGQDGSHYWQGACEAMKQILENSGMFKVDFAFTPDFGGDIATFKPDFHQYDLIVINYGGATWTEPVRKNFEKYVADGGGVVVIHSSVVPMADWKEYNEIIGMGAWDGRNEKDGPYLYWKDGQYVYDYSPGYAGYHGLQHETVIEHRAPHHPILQGLPPQWKHFKDEIYTRLRGPVRNMEILATAYERGRHEPLMWTVSYGKGRIFVDLLGHCGNDPNMTYSMRCTGFQVTLLRGCEWAATGAVTQEVPADFPLKDTYTLRPEFKAPFHAYPKTKH from the coding sequence ATGAAAACAAGACTGACACTTATCCTGGTACTCCTTATTTATATAGGAGCTGCCTCGCACACACACGCACAGCAAAAGAAAGTAATCAAAACCATGATGATAGCCGGGCAGGACGGCAGCCATTACTGGCAAGGCGCCTGCGAAGCCATGAAGCAGATATTGGAAAACAGCGGAATGTTCAAAGTGGACTTCGCCTTTACACCCGACTTTGGTGGAGACATCGCTACCTTCAAACCCGATTTCCACCAATATGATTTAATCGTCATCAACTACGGCGGAGCTACATGGACAGAGCCCGTACGCAAGAATTTCGAGAAATACGTTGCCGATGGAGGCGGTGTGGTAGTGATACATTCTTCCGTCGTCCCGATGGCCGACTGGAAAGAATACAACGAGATAATAGGCATGGGGGCATGGGACGGACGAAACGAAAAGGACGGTCCGTATCTGTACTGGAAAGACGGACAATACGTCTACGACTACTCTCCGGGGTATGCCGGCTACCACGGCTTGCAGCACGAAACCGTCATAGAACACCGCGCCCCCCATCATCCTATCCTGCAAGGATTGCCTCCTCAATGGAAACACTTCAAGGACGAGATATATACCCGCCTACGCGGTCCGGTAAGAAACATGGAAATATTGGCAACCGCCTACGAACGCGGACGGCATGAACCGTTGATGTGGACAGTAAGCTACGGGAAAGGGCGCATATTCGTCGACCTCCTGGGGCACTGCGGCAACGACCCGAACATGACTTACTCCATGCGCTGCACCGGTTTCCAGGTGACTTTACTCCGGGGATGCGAATGGGCTGCCACCGGCGCCGTCACCCAAGAAGTTCCCGCAGATTTCCCACTGAAGGATACTTATACATTACGTCCGGAGTTCAAGGCTCCTTTTCATGCTTACCCTAAAACCAAACACTGA
- a CDS encoding glycoside hydrolase family 9 protein, translated as MKYIIRTLLLACCCMQAQAQAPWKPDTELEKQLQQSNHVHRIMKANPAHAGLTRWEKKEVLKSRVLPLAEDFGALRHTGPGTIHVDRKVTVSGKGSVRLDTPASLGKKNPTNRNYATPEIIRPLDREDLREYNRFSVWVYVDAPGVYLTFAGFTLYNEGEKIMPTPGRFEGQHFETVYPNKWQHIIWEIPDLYRDCVTGFSVNIMLAGAPAGASERMSLYIDDMRIEKVEAENSRGFDLRKDAMAYCHSGYKPGARKQALVQHMPERTFSLHDAATGQTVYQGTASPLNQDKKLDKGFLVLDFSSFNTPGQYFLSIGDVQSKPFPIGNDAYLSTAWHTLNFFFSERCGFDQPGIHQECHQDVFAYHPDGRSMSIAGGWHDAADLTQGTGNTAESCIALLEMAGAVQSKDSIFYERLLEEARWGVNWILRTRFGDGYRLGGLIIGIWTKNIRGDKDDMQTEARNTPTDNLKAASSCALAAPHFEKKDPVFARWCRNSAIEDFQFAIDLLDTQRTEQNETELYALATVTAMRLYRLTQDVYYLDWATRLARTVMAGQQLEKRTDWKIPLRGFFYESSRKKRILAYYHQSQEHLMAEGLSMLLTDAPTHPDAPLWKASCEAYADYLRGISQLIEPYGILPSAVYEVDNTDYKNLYHEGEQVGLPSLEEYNAQVRNGIPLSKDFYLRRFPVAYQFRGFHAIVMGKAKAAFILARLFNDKALRDIATRQVEYILGYNPFAMSTVYGDGYDYPPLYGAYAGNVVGAVPVGIETFENEDEPYFPMQNNCTYKEIWTHTTARLMWCVAELFK; from the coding sequence ATGAAATACATCATCCGAACACTACTGCTGGCATGCTGCTGCATGCAGGCACAAGCACAAGCTCCGTGGAAACCCGATACGGAACTGGAGAAACAATTACAGCAAAGCAATCATGTGCACCGCATAATGAAAGCTAATCCCGCACACGCCGGACTGACGCGGTGGGAAAAGAAAGAGGTATTGAAAAGCAGGGTACTCCCTCTGGCCGAAGATTTCGGTGCTCTGCGCCATACCGGACCCGGAACCATACATGTAGACCGTAAAGTCACTGTCTCAGGCAAAGGAAGTGTCCGTCTGGACACTCCTGCCTCCTTGGGCAAGAAGAATCCAACAAACCGGAATTACGCCACCCCGGAGATTATCCGTCCCCTCGACCGGGAAGACTTGCGGGAATACAACCGCTTTTCCGTTTGGGTATATGTGGATGCACCGGGCGTTTATCTGACCTTTGCCGGATTCACCCTATACAATGAAGGAGAGAAAATCATGCCGACTCCCGGACGCTTTGAAGGACAACACTTCGAGACTGTCTATCCCAACAAATGGCAGCACATCATATGGGAGATACCGGACCTATACCGTGACTGTGTCACCGGCTTTTCGGTAAACATCATGCTGGCAGGTGCTCCTGCAGGAGCCAGCGAACGCATGAGCCTATACATAGACGACATGCGCATCGAAAAGGTAGAAGCGGAAAACAGCCGGGGATTCGACCTGCGAAAAGATGCAATGGCCTACTGCCACAGCGGATACAAGCCTGGAGCACGCAAGCAGGCTTTGGTGCAGCACATGCCGGAAAGGACTTTCAGCCTGCACGATGCCGCCACGGGACAAACCGTTTATCAAGGTACGGCCAGTCCTCTGAATCAGGACAAGAAGCTGGACAAAGGATTTCTTGTACTGGACTTCAGCAGTTTCAATACGCCCGGACAATACTTCCTCTCCATCGGTGATGTACAATCAAAGCCTTTCCCCATCGGAAATGATGCCTACCTGTCTACCGCCTGGCACACGCTGAACTTCTTCTTTTCCGAACGTTGCGGTTTCGACCAGCCCGGCATTCATCAGGAATGCCATCAGGATGTATTCGCCTATCATCCCGACGGACGGAGCATGAGCATTGCCGGAGGATGGCACGATGCAGCCGACCTGACTCAAGGAACGGGAAATACAGCCGAATCGTGCATCGCCCTCCTCGAAATGGCCGGTGCCGTACAAAGCAAAGACAGTATCTTCTACGAACGCCTGCTGGAAGAGGCACGCTGGGGAGTGAACTGGATTCTGCGTACCCGCTTCGGTGACGGCTACCGACTGGGTGGACTGATTATCGGCATTTGGACAAAGAATATCCGTGGTGACAAAGACGACATGCAGACAGAAGCACGAAATACGCCTACGGACAATCTGAAAGCCGCTTCCAGTTGCGCACTCGCCGCCCCTCATTTTGAAAAGAAAGACCCAGTGTTTGCACGGTGGTGCCGGAACAGTGCCATTGAGGACTTCCAATTCGCCATCGACCTGCTGGATACACAAAGGACGGAACAGAACGAAACAGAACTTTATGCCCTTGCCACCGTCACAGCCATGCGTTTGTACCGCCTTACACAAGATGTTTACTATCTGGACTGGGCAACCCGGCTGGCACGTACCGTCATGGCGGGCCAACAGTTGGAAAAGCGTACCGACTGGAAAATCCCCCTACGAGGTTTCTTCTATGAATCTTCCCGGAAAAAACGTATTCTGGCCTATTATCACCAAAGCCAAGAGCACTTGATGGCTGAAGGACTCTCGATGCTACTGACAGATGCCCCTACCCATCCGGACGCCCCGTTGTGGAAGGCATCCTGTGAAGCCTATGCAGACTATCTACGCGGGATTTCACAACTGATTGAGCCGTACGGCATACTGCCAAGCGCCGTATACGAGGTGGATAATACCGATTATAAGAATCTGTACCACGAAGGAGAGCAGGTAGGACTTCCCAGCCTGGAAGAATACAATGCGCAAGTACGCAACGGCATCCCTCTCTCGAAGGATTTCTATCTGCGCCGTTTCCCCGTCGCCTATCAGTTCAGGGGATTCCACGCCATTGTCATGGGCAAAGCCAAGGCTGCCTTTATCCTTGCACGCCTATTCAATGATAAAGCGTTAAGGGATATTGCAACCCGCCAGGTAGAATACATATTAGGCTACAACCCGTTTGCCATGAGTACCGTTTATGGAGACGGATATGACTATCCGCCGCTTTACGGGGCATACGCCGGAAATGTTGTGGGAGCCGTGCCCGTAGGAATCGAAACATTCGAAAATGAGGACGAACCCTACTTCCCGATGCAAAATAACTGCACTTACAAGGAAATCTGGACACACACCACCGCACGCCTGATGTGGTGCGTAGCAGAACTGTTCAAATAA